A genomic window from Tolypothrix sp. PCC 7910 includes:
- a CDS encoding DUF6745 domain-containing protein: MVENLPLSEKELIISQTQSEWRNISSTPLDLEQATIAIQALYKFAELAQPEIQFVESPAAARAKVEQESTQSDSLLPELWDLLREDLWLTLSRSLGTLQSELTQNIRNPLVELWERSFQRIMLDALHEILGDFLVDCLLPEWGICWAAMFAAAHRLGVPLEQDKYNLFCNYMRQVGWMFPYEGVAIAILRPQIRWNSAGEIHAEGIPAIEFPDGFGVYAYRGIHLPEEYGRVHPTNWRAEWLLEQRNAELRRVLIQGIGYDRICQDLQAKECDRWQEYTLLQIDSEIDVEPIHLLKMTCPSTNFLHVLRVPPDISSAREAIRWINWGIDPTEFAFQS; encoded by the coding sequence ATGGTTGAAAATCTGCCATTGTCAGAAAAAGAACTCATTATCTCTCAAACTCAATCTGAGTGGCGCAATATTAGCAGCACTCCTTTAGATTTAGAGCAAGCTACAATTGCGATTCAAGCATTGTATAAATTTGCCGAATTAGCCCAACCAGAAATCCAGTTTGTAGAGAGTCCCGCAGCAGCTAGAGCGAAGGTTGAGCAAGAAAGTACGCAGTCTGACTCTCTGCTACCTGAATTATGGGATTTGTTGCGCGAGGATTTGTGGCTGACACTATCTCGCAGCTTAGGAACATTACAATCTGAATTAACCCAAAACATCAGGAATCCGCTGGTTGAGTTATGGGAACGCTCTTTTCAGCGCATTATGTTGGATGCCTTGCATGAAATTTTGGGCGATTTTTTAGTAGATTGTCTGTTACCAGAATGGGGTATTTGCTGGGCAGCGATGTTTGCAGCAGCACATCGGCTAGGAGTACCCTTAGAACAAGACAAATACAATCTGTTTTGCAACTATATGAGACAGGTTGGTTGGATGTTTCCTTACGAAGGAGTTGCGATCGCAATTTTGCGTCCTCAAATTCGCTGGAATAGTGCAGGGGAAATTCACGCTGAAGGTATTCCGGCAATAGAGTTTCCTGATGGCTTTGGTGTCTATGCTTATCGAGGAATACATCTGCCAGAAGAGTATGGTAGAGTCCACCCAACAAACTGGCGCGCCGAGTGGTTACTAGAGCAAAGAAATGCAGAACTGCGCCGGGTTTTGATTCAAGGCATTGGTTACGATCGCATTTGTCAGGATTTACAAGCGAAGGAATGCGATCGCTGGCAAGAATATACTTTACTGCAAATCGATTCTGAGATTGATGTTGAACCGATACATCTACTAAAAATGACTTGTCCCAGCACAAATTTTCTTCATGTGCTGCGAGTACCGCCAGATATCAGTTCTGCCCGCGAAGCCATTCGCTGGATTAATTGGGGAATTGACCCCACAGAGTTTGCTTTTCAAAGCTGA
- a CDS encoding WGR domain-containing protein, with translation MPTETTYLELSDGKSHKFYEVTINDVEVTVRYGRIGDVGKTTVTSYDNAQKAHAEVTKLVNSKLKKGYERAQKGDRTKQPISRSDRRLARLNHLRRTGWKPLIKATLDAPFASKYLGKPWLSPGKTHPHCSGCGGALNFHFQLNLQELPESLQGKLGTGLFQMFTCFTCYLHFPEAVALPEAAKSTPPEPEISAEDAANLSKWAPSVIRDGFDEFHGRYMLQIVGWQPFDDYPFFEEAQETYGTEYSEYEEMLIFHVDENDCEFYDEDDPDRPTPIDIQLAWNRTADKLSGWGYWGQQVEHQYCRICNQPMQLFYQLGHGIEYEGSTGLDYDVDNLLLILQCAEHKDEFSCYDSAF, from the coding sequence ATGCCAACGGAAACGACATATCTAGAGCTTTCGGATGGTAAGTCACATAAGTTCTATGAAGTCACAATCAATGATGTAGAGGTAACGGTACGCTATGGCCGAATTGGGGATGTAGGTAAAACAACTGTGACATCCTATGATAATGCCCAAAAAGCGCACGCAGAAGTTACCAAACTCGTAAATTCTAAGCTGAAAAAAGGCTATGAACGTGCACAAAAAGGCGATCGCACTAAGCAACCAATTTCTCGAAGCGATCGCCGTTTGGCTCGGTTAAATCATTTGCGGCGTACTGGCTGGAAACCTTTGATTAAAGCGACTCTTGATGCTCCCTTTGCATCTAAATATCTGGGTAAACCTTGGCTAAGTCCTGGTAAAACTCATCCTCATTGCTCTGGTTGTGGCGGTGCTCTCAACTTTCATTTTCAACTGAATCTGCAAGAATTACCTGAAAGTTTGCAAGGTAAATTAGGAACTGGACTATTTCAAATGTTTACCTGCTTCACCTGCTACTTACACTTCCCTGAAGCAGTTGCACTTCCTGAAGCTGCAAAATCAACACCACCAGAGCCGGAAATTAGTGCAGAAGATGCCGCAAACCTCAGTAAATGGGCACCCTCTGTAATTCGTGATGGTTTTGATGAGTTTCATGGTCGCTATATGCTGCAAATTGTGGGATGGCAACCCTTTGATGACTACCCTTTTTTTGAAGAAGCACAGGAAACATACGGCACAGAATATAGCGAATACGAAGAAATGCTTATCTTCCATGTTGATGAGAATGACTGTGAATTCTACGATGAAGACGACCCCGACAGACCTACACCAATAGATATTCAATTAGCTTGGAATAGAACAGCAGATAAGCTTTCCGGGTGGGGTTACTGGGGACAACAGGTGGAGCATCAGTATTGTCGGATCTGCAATCAACCCATGCAATTGTTCTACCAATTAGGTCACGGTATCGAATACGAAGGCTCTACTGGATTAGATTACGATGTGGATAATCTATTGCTAATACTCCAGTGCGCCGAACACAAAGATGAATTTAGCTGTTATGATAGTGCATTTTAG
- a CDS encoding sensor histidine kinase, protein MSLQTNSSDLPPVSHDTTAPQPSRKGWLSTIVNGLSIGNKIKLGYALALGVGIFGTTLGLVLGDCYQQRALKKEENAFKELNLLYRLQTSILQTRTHQQQLIPLVGNPELYTEEYSHITHVHGPEIQQVWSQLQSYTKSLNYANRNHADHIPQLLKTYDEVAHTYLQQLDTLLQQIDLSPITAEKIVIARQQLLKFTNSELALKFDGITDELVTVINASYEELKTATSEFNIAERMRLQIIVASILLSIAIAALVAGLTSRTITRPVKALTNMAQRVTQESNFDLQIPVTTTDEIGILSDSFNQVLQKVKSLLEEQKAAALRQQQLQEAQLVQSEKMSSLGRMVAGVAHEINNPVNFIYGNLEPAIHHVDDLLELLRIYAQEIPHPPLAVQNYADEIDVEFVEEDLPKVLQSMKFGADRVRQIVLSLKNFSRLEEAAVHTVNLHECIDSTLLILNNRIKKGITVERNYGDIPEIEGFAGSLYQVFMNILNNALDALDEKDHTQEPPKIAIATERQDNNSVVVRIADNGSGIPPEHQAKIFETFFTTKARGVGTGMGLSISYQIVVEKHRGQLTCQSEVGSGTEFMICLPISLKSAEVSSVKSSSSIYPSCELSPVKISLG, encoded by the coding sequence ATGAGTTTGCAAACTAATAGTTCAGATTTACCACCAGTTTCTCATGATACGACTGCCCCACAGCCAAGCCGCAAAGGGTGGTTGTCAACCATAGTTAATGGTCTAAGTATTGGTAATAAAATTAAACTAGGTTACGCTCTTGCTCTGGGTGTGGGAATTTTCGGAACTACGCTTGGGTTAGTTTTGGGAGATTGCTATCAGCAACGGGCGTTGAAAAAAGAAGAAAATGCTTTTAAAGAACTGAATTTACTCTATCGATTACAGACAAGTATTCTTCAAACTCGCACGCATCAACAACAACTAATTCCATTAGTAGGAAATCCTGAACTATACACAGAGGAATACAGCCATATTACTCATGTACATGGCCCAGAAATTCAGCAGGTTTGGTCACAACTGCAAAGCTACACAAAATCTCTGAATTATGCAAATCGAAATCATGCCGATCATATTCCTCAATTGCTTAAAACTTATGATGAGGTTGCACATACTTATTTGCAGCAGCTTGATACTCTGCTTCAGCAAATTGATTTATCACCTATAACCGCAGAAAAAATTGTCATTGCCCGACAACAATTGTTGAAGTTTACTAATAGTGAACTAGCGCTGAAATTTGATGGCATTACTGATGAACTCGTCACCGTTATTAATGCTTCTTATGAAGAGTTAAAAACTGCCACTAGCGAGTTTAATATAGCAGAAAGGATGCGGCTACAAATCATAGTTGCTAGCATACTTTTATCCATTGCGATCGCAGCTCTAGTAGCGGGTTTGACGAGTCGTACTATTACCCGCCCAGTTAAAGCCCTCACAAATATGGCACAGCGGGTTACCCAAGAGTCCAACTTTGATTTGCAAATCCCTGTGACAACAACAGATGAAATCGGAATATTGAGCGATAGTTTTAACCAAGTTTTACAGAAAGTTAAAAGCCTACTAGAGGAGCAAAAAGCCGCAGCCCTCCGTCAGCAGCAACTACAAGAAGCCCAGTTAGTGCAAAGTGAGAAAATGTCTAGCTTAGGACGAATGGTAGCTGGTGTTGCTCACGAAATTAACAATCCAGTAAATTTTATCTACGGTAATTTAGAACCAGCGATTCATCATGTAGATGATTTATTAGAATTGTTGCGAATTTATGCCCAAGAAATTCCTCATCCACCTCTAGCCGTGCAAAATTATGCTGATGAAATTGATGTGGAATTTGTGGAAGAAGATTTACCTAAAGTTTTACAGTCAATGAAATTTGGTGCTGATCGCGTGCGTCAAATTGTATTGAGTTTGAAAAACTTTTCACGCTTAGAAGAAGCAGCAGTCCATACCGTAAATTTGCACGAATGTATTGATAGTACGCTCTTGATTCTGAATAACCGCATCAAAAAAGGAATTACAGTTGAGCGTAACTATGGCGATATTCCCGAGATTGAAGGTTTTGCTGGCTCACTGTATCAGGTATTCATGAATATCCTCAATAATGCGTTGGATGCATTGGACGAAAAAGATCATACTCAAGAACCACCAAAAATTGCGATCGCCACTGAACGCCAAGACAATAACTCTGTGGTTGTCCGCATTGCAGATAATGGTTCTGGTATTCCCCCAGAACATCAAGCAAAAATTTTTGAAACTTTCTTTACCACAAAAGCTCGAGGTGTTGGTACAGGAATGGGACTTTCAATTAGTTATCAAATTGTCGTTGAGAAACACCGAGGACAATTAACCTGTCAATCAGAGGTAGGAAGCGGTACAGAATTTATGATTTGTCTTCCCATTAGCTTAAAATCTGCTGAAGTATCATCTGTAAAGAGCAGTTCGAGTATATATCCGAGTTGTGAATTATCTCCTGTGAAAATTAGTTTGGGATAG
- a CDS encoding M61 family metallopeptidase: MTEVTAPRSDTRIQELLPNIHYQVAMPQPETHLFEVTLRLVNYTSPVLDLKLPVWTPGSYLVREYAKNLQDFAAFANGQPLRWWKKGKNHWQVDKTNVSDLTVRYRIFANELSVRTNHLDITHGYFNGAALFFRLPGWEKQPIRVTIVPPYPQWQVTSPLPPDAEASNTFYAADFDTLVDSPFEIGSHQVYQFTALEKPHELAIWGQGNIEPERAIADIQKIIQVEADIFGGLPYQRYVFLLHLFHQAYGGLEHKNSCSLIYQRFGFRAQDKYERFMQLVAHEFFHLWNVKRIRPKALEVFDYDQENYTPSLWFCEGTTSHYDLLIPLWAGIYDSKSYLNHLSKEITRFLTTPGRKVQPLSESSFDAWIKLYRPDANSGNSQISYYLKGAMVSLLLDLLIRAKHRNQRSLDDVMRQMWQQFGKAEIGFTPEQLQTVIESIAGIDLGDFFKRYLDSTDELPFNEYLEPFGLQLAAEQEEEPYLGIKVNTENGKEIIKFVEAGSPAQQAGIDPGDELLAINGIKVTANNLSDRLKDFQAQDTIQVAVFHQDLLRSVTVTLAQPRPIRYQVISIHNPNPVQQENLAGWLGVRV; this comes from the coding sequence ATGACTGAAGTCACAGCGCCTCGTTCAGACACCCGTATTCAGGAACTCTTACCGAATATACATTATCAGGTGGCAATGCCTCAACCAGAAACACATCTGTTTGAGGTGACTTTGCGCCTTGTTAACTACACATCACCAGTTCTAGATCTCAAACTTCCAGTCTGGACACCAGGTTCCTATTTGGTGCGAGAATACGCTAAAAATTTACAAGATTTTGCTGCTTTTGCTAATGGTCAACCTTTACGTTGGTGGAAAAAAGGTAAAAATCATTGGCAAGTAGATAAAACTAATGTTTCAGATTTAACTGTTCGTTACCGTATTTTTGCGAATGAGTTATCGGTACGAACCAATCACTTAGATATCACTCACGGCTATTTTAATGGTGCTGCACTGTTTTTTAGATTACCTGGCTGGGAAAAACAACCAATTCGCGTCACCATTGTACCGCCATACCCCCAATGGCAGGTAACTAGTCCTTTACCTCCGGATGCTGAAGCCAGCAATACTTTTTATGCGGCTGATTTTGACACCTTGGTTGATAGTCCTTTTGAAATTGGTAGCCATCAAGTATATCAATTTACAGCCTTAGAAAAACCTCACGAATTAGCTATCTGGGGACAAGGAAATATAGAACCAGAGCGAGCCATTGCGGATATCCAAAAAATTATTCAAGTAGAAGCAGATATATTTGGTGGTTTGCCATATCAAAGATATGTGTTTCTATTACATTTATTTCACCAAGCCTATGGAGGTTTAGAGCATAAAAATAGTTGCTCTTTAATCTATCAACGTTTTGGATTTCGCGCTCAAGACAAGTACGAGCGTTTTATGCAATTGGTAGCACATGAATTCTTTCACTTATGGAATGTTAAACGCATTCGTCCCAAAGCTTTAGAGGTTTTTGATTACGACCAAGAAAACTATACGCCATCACTATGGTTCTGTGAAGGAACTACTAGTCATTATGATTTGCTAATTCCATTGTGGGCAGGAATTTATGATAGTAAATCATATTTAAATCATTTGAGTAAGGAAATTACCCGATTTCTTACCACCCCAGGTAGGAAAGTACAACCGCTTTCTGAATCGAGTTTTGATGCTTGGATTAAACTCTATCGTCCAGATGCTAACAGTGGTAATTCGCAAATTTCTTATTATTTGAAAGGGGCAATGGTATCCCTTTTACTAGATTTGTTAATTCGTGCTAAACATCGTAACCAACGTTCCCTTGATGATGTAATGCGGCAAATGTGGCAGCAATTTGGCAAAGCAGAAATTGGCTTTACTCCAGAACAGTTGCAAACTGTAATTGAATCGATAGCTGGAATAGATTTAGGCGATTTCTTTAAGCGTTATCTTGATAGTACAGATGAATTACCTTTTAATGAGTATTTGGAACCATTTGGTTTACAATTGGCGGCAGAGCAAGAAGAAGAACCTTATTTAGGTATCAAGGTTAATACTGAAAACGGCAAAGAGATAATTAAGTTTGTAGAGGCGGGTTCACCAGCACAACAAGCAGGAATCGATCCAGGGGATGAGTTACTAGCTATTAATGGCATTAAGGTAACAGCAAATAATTTAAGCGATCGCCTTAAAGATTTTCAAGCTCAAGATACCATTCAGGTGGCAGTTTTCCACCAAGACTTACTTCGTTCTGTAACTGTCACTTTAGCCCAGCCACGTCCTATCCGCTATCAAGTGATTTCAATACATAATCCTAATCCAGTTCAGCAAGAGAATTTGGCTGGATGGTTAGGGGTTAGGGTTTAG
- a CDS encoding tetratricopeptide repeat protein, which produces MDATNFFNQGFNKNCQGDYQGAIADYTQAIQLNSDYAEAYYNRGVILFNELKDYHSAIADFNRTVAINPAFAEAYCNRANARYLLEDYETAIADYYQAIQINPQLAEAYHSRGKAYFALGNYETALADFNQAIHINPQLSTYINVDIANAYHNRGVARCDQGDNEGAIADFNQALQLNPHFAAAYTNRGNVYQILGEYIQATADHDQALQLDPNLAEAYHNRGNARYALTDYPRAIADYNRAIQVNPKFAGAYYNRGLVYAHLEEYQQAIADLDQAIALNPNDVQAYYERGLVRSALGDYEGAIADYNQALQENPTLDLVYGLRANVRRRMGDYQEAIQDSTKLLQLNPLLAEGYCDRASARRSLGDYQGAMKDYDWALMFDANLATAYYGRGIVREALQDYQGAINDNTQAIEIAPDFSEAYCNRGNARRQVGDEQGAMTDYNQAIKLNPELVEAYYNRGSLRYAWEDYEGAVADYTQALKFNPDSAAFYSDRGNARYALEDYEGAIEDYNQAIAIEPNFAEDWYNRGRSYSLLGDLETALQDLNKALQLQPHWTEAYLVRADIYRNLGHYERAITDFQESAHLYYKEGNTQYYREILNLIAELQ; this is translated from the coding sequence ATGGATGCTACAAATTTTTTTAATCAGGGTTTCAATAAAAATTGTCAAGGTGACTATCAAGGCGCGATCGCAGATTATACCCAAGCAATTCAACTTAATTCCGATTATGCAGAAGCCTATTATAATCGAGGGGTTATTCTCTTCAATGAACTCAAAGATTATCACAGCGCGATCGCAGATTTTAATCGTACTGTGGCAATTAATCCTGCTTTTGCCGAAGCTTATTGTAACCGAGCGAACGCACGTTATTTATTAGAAGATTACGAAACTGCGATCGCAGATTATTATCAGGCTATACAAATTAATCCACAGCTGGCGGAAGCTTATCATAGCCGAGGTAAGGCTTACTTTGCTTTGGGAAATTACGAAACAGCATTGGCAGATTTTAACCAAGCAATTCATATTAATCCACAGTTATCTACATATATTAATGTTGATATTGCTAATGCTTACCATAATCGCGGTGTTGCTCGTTGCGATCAAGGAGATAATGAAGGCGCGATCGCTGATTTTAATCAGGCTTTGCAGCTTAATCCTCACTTTGCTGCTGCCTACACTAATCGTGGTAATGTTTACCAAATATTAGGCGAGTATATCCAAGCCACTGCCGATCATGACCAAGCATTACAGCTAGATCCTAATTTAGCGGAAGCTTACCATAATCGAGGTAATGCCCGCTATGCTCTGACAGATTATCCCAGGGCGATCGCTGATTACAACCGCGCTATCCAAGTTAACCCGAAATTTGCTGGGGCCTACTATAATCGCGGTTTAGTTTATGCTCACTTAGAAGAATATCAGCAAGCAATTGCCGACTTAGATCAAGCGATCGCGCTTAATCCCAATGATGTGCAAGCATACTATGAACGGGGCTTAGTGCGTAGTGCTTTAGGAGATTATGAAGGCGCGATCGCAGATTATAACCAAGCATTGCAAGAAAACCCCACCTTAGATTTAGTTTATGGCTTACGTGCCAACGTGCGCCGCCGCATGGGAGATTACCAAGAAGCCATTCAAGACAGCACCAAATTACTGCAACTCAACCCTTTATTAGCAGAAGGATATTGCGATCGCGCCTCTGCCCGTCGTAGTCTAGGAGACTATCAAGGGGCAATGAAAGATTATGATTGGGCTTTGATGTTTGATGCCAACTTAGCCACAGCTTACTATGGTCGAGGCATCGTCAGGGAGGCTTTACAAGATTATCAAGGTGCAATTAACGATAACACCCAAGCCATAGAAATTGCCCCAGATTTTTCTGAAGCATATTGTAATCGTGGGAATGCTCGCCGCCAAGTTGGGGATGAACAAGGCGCAATGACTGATTATAACCAAGCTATCAAACTCAATCCTGAATTAGTCGAAGCTTATTACAACCGAGGTTCCCTGCGTTACGCCTGGGAAGATTATGAAGGCGCAGTTGCCGATTATACCCAAGCTTTAAAATTTAATCCCGACTCCGCCGCATTTTATAGCGATCGCGGTAATGCACGCTATGCCTTAGAAGATTATGAAGGAGCCATAGAAGATTACAACCAAGCGATCGCCATTGAGCCTAACTTTGCGGAAGATTGGTATAACAGAGGCCGCAGCTATTCTCTATTAGGCGACTTAGAAACAGCGCTGCAAGACCTGAACAAAGCCTTACAATTACAACCACATTGGACGGAAGCCTATCTTGTACGCGCTGATATTTATCGCAATCTAGGACATTACGAAAGAGCAATTACAGATTTCCAGGAATCCGCACATCTATATTACAAAGAAGGAAATACCCAATATTATCGAGAAATTCTCAACTTGATCGCTGAACTTCAGTAA